One window from the genome of Sebastes umbrosus isolate fSebUmb1 chromosome 12, fSebUmb1.pri, whole genome shotgun sequence encodes:
- the rgs5b gene encoding regulator of G-protein signaling 5b isoform X2 → MCRALESLPTTCLERAKELKALFGSLLQKDHGNTGQAKKNDKLSRFNVDEPLKWKESFEKLLSSQNGLCLFRAFLDSEFSEENIAFYLACEDYQATKPSKLAAKAKKIYDQFIGSDAPREVNLDHVTKALTKENMEHPNTSCFNLAKAKIYTLMEKDCYPRFLKSPMYLELSRKAKSG, encoded by the exons ATGTGCAGAGCACTAGAATCACTGCCTACCACCTGCCTGGAGAG GGCAAAGGAGCTGAAAGCTTTGTTTGGAAGTTTACTACAAAAGGATCACGGCAACACCGGCCAGGCaaagaaaaatgacaaactGAG CAGGTTTAACGTCGACGAGCCTTTGAAATGGAAGGAGTCGTTCGAGAAACTGCTGTCCAGTCAAA ATGGACTGTGCCTGTTCAGAGCGTTCCTGGACTCAGAGTTCAGCGAGGAAAACATCGCCTTCTACTTGGCTTGCGAGGACTACCAGGCAACGAAACCCTCAAAACTGGCCGCCAAAGCCAAGAAGATTTACGACCAGTTCATCGGCTCTGACGCACCACGAGag GTAAATCTTGACCATGTGACCAAAGCCCTCACAAAGGAGAACATGGAGCATCCCAACACGTCCTGTTTCAACCTGGCCAAAGCCAAAATCTACACCCTGATGGAGAAAGACTGCTACCCTCGCTTCCTCAAGTCCCCCATGTACCTGGAGCTCAGCAGAAAGGCCAAGTCCGGGTAA
- the rgs5b gene encoding regulator of G-protein signaling 5b isoform X1 — MCRALESLPTTCLERAKELKALFGSLLQKDHGNTGQAKKNDKLSSRFNVDEPLKWKESFEKLLSSQNGLCLFRAFLDSEFSEENIAFYLACEDYQATKPSKLAAKAKKIYDQFIGSDAPREVNLDHVTKALTKENMEHPNTSCFNLAKAKIYTLMEKDCYPRFLKSPMYLELSRKAKSG; from the exons ATGTGCAGAGCACTAGAATCACTGCCTACCACCTGCCTGGAGAG GGCAAAGGAGCTGAAAGCTTTGTTTGGAAGTTTACTACAAAAGGATCACGGCAACACCGGCCAGGCaaagaaaaatgacaaactGAG caGCAGGTTTAACGTCGACGAGCCTTTGAAATGGAAGGAGTCGTTCGAGAAACTGCTGTCCAGTCAAA ATGGACTGTGCCTGTTCAGAGCGTTCCTGGACTCAGAGTTCAGCGAGGAAAACATCGCCTTCTACTTGGCTTGCGAGGACTACCAGGCAACGAAACCCTCAAAACTGGCCGCCAAAGCCAAGAAGATTTACGACCAGTTCATCGGCTCTGACGCACCACGAGag GTAAATCTTGACCATGTGACCAAAGCCCTCACAAAGGAGAACATGGAGCATCCCAACACGTCCTGTTTCAACCTGGCCAAAGCCAAAATCTACACCCTGATGGAGAAAGACTGCTACCCTCGCTTCCTCAAGTCCCCCATGTACCTGGAGCTCAGCAGAAAGGCCAAGTCCGGGTAA